The genomic window AAAATACATTTTCTGCAATTCGCAGATTTTCGGATCACCATTTTCTAAGGGAGCAATTCCTGCACAGCCTACAATTTCACCTTCACTTTCTACAACAAAATAGGAAGATTTTGCTTTACTATATTCTTCAAACATCAAATCTAGATACGGATCTTCGTATGCAGTTCCCACTTTTGGAATTTCCATTTCATCAAAAACCGACCTTATTAAACTAGCAACTGCCTGATTGTCTTCTTTTTTAATTTCTCGGATTAGCCAATTTACCATTTTTTAAATCTAAAATATTATAATTACAAAAGTAAAGATAGTTTTTCGATAGTTTCTTAACTTAGTCTTAAACTCAAAAATTAACTACTTTTGTACCGTGAATATACAAGAAAAATACATAAAACGCTGTATCGAGCTGGCACAAAATGGACTTGGAACTACTTATCCAAACCCAATGGTCGGAAGCGTGATTGTTTACGACGATCAAATTATCGGCGAAGGCTGGCATAAAAAAGCCGGCGAACCTCATGCAGAAGTAAATGCAGTGAAATCTGTGAAAGATAAATCGCTGTTAAAAAAAGCAACAATTTATGTAAGCTTAGAACCTTGCAGTCATTTTGGAAAAACCCCTCCGTGCTGTGGTTTAATCATTGCTAATGAAATCCCAAATGTAGTTGTGGGAACGGTTGATCCTAATGAGAAAGTGGCTGGAAAAGGAATTCTAAAATTAATCGAAGCTGGAGCAAATGTTACCGTTGGAGTTTTAGAAGATGAATGCAACGAGCTGAACAAACGTTTTTTTACTTTTCATCAAAAAAAGAGACCGTATATTA from Flavobacterium fluviale includes these protein-coding regions:
- a CDS encoding GNAT family N-acetyltransferase, coding for MVNWLIREIKKEDNQAVASLIRSVFDEMEIPKVGTAYEDPYLDLMFEEYSKAKSSYFVVESEGEIVGCAGIAPLENGDPKICELQKMYFLPKTRGLGIGTQMMEKCLEQAKDFGFEKCYIETMPFMHTAQKLYKKSGFEYLDAPLGSTGHCSCPIWMLKVL